One stretch of Plasmodium vivax chromosome 8, whole genome shotgun sequence DNA includes these proteins:
- a CDS encoding Protein kinase domain containing protein (encoded by transcript PVX_119675A) — MQLKTKIPNFLPPEPDRNAPNCISIEDELIQNMHQIYQQQREEGGSRTGATPPHLLVDPEDCLDFLPFNRTPDVHSICVELKLKLDVRNANGEADLNSEIYLNINPRGVMSRNQRSIAYQYRSTEPVRDEGLRQLTREQRMKYFTTLSHQLAGRAVTFQGTTYKLLNVLQTAIYGGVYLAQVVQSEHDGPAHKKKAIKILSKNLIELAKDKVQEDPLSEYRYRSCMSGHSNILSCDCIFDDDYYVYMIMPFAVHGDLFEVMKRRRRPFTEEEAKYLFYQILLSVKFLHCRKLALRDISLENVLLFENEQNGLIYPVLNDPGQATYFSLDKRNEVSLLECSKIFGKIFRPPEVYERCKYDPTKVDVFCVGYILYFCLTKQELFRCTLAKDMHWNLLKSRRYHELLRDKKGLHLSEPALDFIFRCLEPDFKRRLEVGEALRHPWFRGNFFPVHNQSLFHLQGGDAPTGEVTTGEVTTKEVTTGEVPTKEDTKGDSSAPIFKLSKEIERCAKRKNIAIGQNASIQFSIYEHVVVPPLPPAAPPQVYVGGDNSPSPCLSTTHRREYPPGCEPHVGGGLTMGEKPPHRFGPIGGKRPDDTPSWATADGGTPTWTDLNGTCKGVPPHVGGYPNVGGYLKVGGHPNVGGHPNVGGPPNVGDPPNEASPTSPTDYHLGKVATRAHYTFAKQPGVLRKSPPPAEKPEWAQQYGDSASTHMGLTPWRGADQQSSPHNSPPSCSAAREKSKWNFVSSPAKGAYRMIGMKRKKQKLSSVGGEAEAEAEVDRAIGRGDTPFVDSPSSGFHITARQSSQTGEQGDTRKAGQKNPHMLTTAAVAKGRGLLSIFSERQFPNGGGPPQSGRFAKQLAYPIGHFKEGSFIHVEEEQSDWGNICRKNTPLEWSRNLKGKGVTRWERGKDQLMIPPSGYQNGSLHIQQRDTDKRECIDEVAEMAVPHFETPWEVKLSEKWRDVHMGAFKKEEEEEENYSAEMEGVVSPMSGSPLHDVTIVTGGDTPQRTDRIDTTDSNGGTKSGVSYKPNGGNGKYYSHLNEEMLAERNAPPYGVAHLGEAFQRGEEEAPPSGLHNGGDLYRGVKRWCSLGGREVIWKDVSPKGVFTPCEGNFFSGESTPSVSESSYTDRHLHMGGSNEKVKGTPSDGELHNGELLPHRDESCAYTKEEAASPNSRSFPSSPRSSNARSFPNTPSHVDNRSDVATSHAESLKGCSPPNKREEQNQTDSNSFGRCSEAESRHMCSIVSRSASSSMGQGKGTTSDHLITTMSSCLSEDDLEVAMVNVERECPTPGGSKERTCTLQGGVAVCGEVSSEVCSEVSSEVMEDGLLSGGLLSGGLLSGGLLSGGLLSGGLLSGGLLSGGLLSGEPHDEEEDFKDALEYELEHELEREIREEERQLERELEVELQRGAEVKRGEEVETSVISGALSAVVSCVGSEGASSCASGGGELNREGAPASGKEKVRNVSGGTLEERYESLSGVESQPEWSPEWSTECPPEWQQTNGVKRHPNSTWSHSTSTEKGNQEIKEAYKNSLSGKKTQQVGELMVAEDTMNKRVGASGITTKRRSSPCKSQLRRKKPTNKMKKVYFGANQEKKKSKIVRLQKCVLGEGLRSGWGGPAKGIPTKGIPTKGIPTKGIAAKGITTKGITTKGITTKGITTNWIACSATPHRKVRGEPNDVGSIVNCAGRKGPPKTKAKVPCDRKKCLSKRHTISELRLGGGVNGGGIGGIGGNIGRSDHAKALPNLRAAKSSGKMYIGKPVGGKNTLLHLADTRTTGDALRDVGKRHTISNATIGGKSREGAQTPSVKPRCGEVYHPKGGVRGMQVQPAWRDTVGRVSLKGGPKASGAIRRSVRGSICGGEGGVLASQVATWNAKGGATKARRNHNQVQSSCAGERNQKELTKNRVEKEFKGKEEGTLVESHRGGESPTEEPTTVEGDNPLQGLNTTGLCANGGEAHVDHGLAGQDEVYMCLAAEREEGDLLNGDVTPVGGRDKLEEHSAGERVQGCCQEVSLNWLAVNEAPSQCGSGEGEEAPDRVKGRSTLTVEIPLGGDYAEGKSALRGGPHGVVLPRRLKINVKKRPGGAPTGGRGAAVTKAGVTKAGVTKAAVTVAGGGSRISSDELVLNKFLAEMGGNPPARVPRRDGLKKGSSKGIQPDRANAHGGRGTAAMKQKSSLCRSVVGSQRESNEKEGPKGGPTGRPHERPTGKPTERPHARPTGTKQTRKNERRRMKDGVAQRGGAPFVGEREKCQNGVTPSRAELREGKNARAAQQGSGVYAGTEKKGSYLEKRKSYVFFFKRGLKGKLERMNREAEAEAEPHGGEVQGLSQEGAQVGAKNGCGKNGGGKNSGGKNSGGKRDDLKPANGKPPCGTPPCGSPTDAIKAKKTREGENPTEEQPTKLHNGAHPGGAKDVPPSEPKNLHGEMAACRCTPNSNAKGKEFYLHSGNNGPTNGSCHQSVSGNGVTPPRGNITTPSDERKEVHFSHFPWKNGRSSNSLGRHSMAVSWKDASNLYRSRNDGEKGHVVGASSPSNAPRGGVQTPGGLFTGGRKYLPIGGNTTQGYAARGSPQMGSARTAEEGELESLWRRTPAGDTHYADEMDIQGDDVKVHQRGTPPEGLMEREMVSTNRVAAISSHWDHRGDEGSPPGEWRPNGQLSQGTMPRRRIVGAPMGASPVRAGRSDANVAGKGPPAVNSRTHGKANQSSEEQYSPNEPTSFTHHQMGINRCSNGRTVDARGNTKQRRLPNAKERMQRLLQFNEDVHRRGEKNAPQVTPEVGSPSEWWSHVEQGTDTYLLKDQRKKKQNGNPCFNIKGDDMKNVSPSANHLAHVHASKGEPYMHIMQITQMSAVSPKNAAPGGISPTGKAAPMVPRNVGQKDEAHMARPLSNHNRFAVARGTNPNGPTLRAYQLPNTHQYGAQKVFIRCNERKVGYPMGDASGRRSQLEERKNEQKRANRNDAYAQALGGTPQGGPSKTYMSLHGAVAHEDPRQTKSNFTTGRSKKNSNLSILWWKA; from the exons ATGCAGCTGAAGACGAAGATCCCCAACTTCCTACCCCCCGAGCCAGACAGGAACGCCCCCAATTGTATAAGCATCGAGGACGAGCTGATACAGAACATGCACCAGATTTACCAGCAGCAGCGTGAAGAGGGCGGCAGCAGGACGGGGGCTACCCCGCCACATCTCCTGGTGGACCCCGAGGACTGCCTGGACTTCCTTCCGTTTAACAGAACCCCAGATGTGCACAGCATCTGCGTTGAGTTGAAGCTGAAGTTGGACGTTAGGAACGCAAATGGGGAGGCAGACCTCAATTCGGAAATCTACCTGAACATTAACCCGAGGGGAGTCATGTCCAGGAACCAGCGGAGCATCGCCTACCAGTACAGGAGCACCGAGCCGGTGCGCGACGAGGGGCTGAGGCAGCTCACCCGGGAGCAGCGGATGAAATAC ttCACCACCCTGTCGCACCAACTCGCCGGGAGGGCAGTCACCTTCCAGGGCACCACTTACAAGCTGCTGAACGTGCTGCAGACGGCCATCTACGGAGGGGTGTACCTCGCGCAGGTGGTCCAGTCCGAGCACGACGGCCCAGCGCACAAGAAGAAAGCCATCAAAATATTGTCCAAGAATCTAATCGAGTTGGCAAAGGATAAAGTGCAAGAAGACCCTCTCTCAGAGTATCGCTACCGAAGTTGCATGAGTGGGCACAGCAACATCCTGAGCTGCGACTGCATTTTCGACGACGATTACTACGTGTATATGATCATGCCCTTTGCAGTCCACGGAGATCTATTTGAAGTTAtgaagagaagaaggagaccATTCACAGAGGAGGAAGCCAAGTACCTCTTTTACCAAATCCTCCTATCTGTTAAGTTTTTACATTGTAGGAAGTTAGCCCTCAGAGACATATCACTGGAAAATGTCCTCTTATTTgaaaatgagcaaaacgGATTGATCTATCCCGTTTTGAATGACCCTGGTCAGGCGACCTACTTCAGTTTGGACAAGCGAAATGAAGTCTCCCTCTTAGAGTGCTCAAAAATATTTGGAAAGATTTTCCGCCCACCAGAGGTGTATGAAAGGTGTAAATATGACCCCACAAAGGTGGATGTATTTTGTGTTGgctacattttatatttttgcttaaccAAGCAGGAGCTCTTCAGATGTACCTTGGCAAAGGATATGCACTGGAATTTGCTCAAGAGTAGACGTTACCATGAGCTCTTGAGGGATAAGAAGGGACTCCACTTGTCTGAACCTGCCTTAGACTTCATTTTTCGATGCCTAGAACCCGATTTTAAAAGGAGACTCGAAGTTGGGGAGGCGTTGAGGCACCCCTGGTTCAGGGGGAACTTCTTCCCCGTGCACAACCAGAGTTTGTTtcacctgcaggggggggacgcGCCCACAGGGGAAGTTACCACAGGAGAAGTTACCACGAAGGAAGTTACCACAGGGGAAGTTCCCACCAAAGAAGATACCAAAGGAGACTCCTCCGCGCCCATCTTCAAACTCTCCAAAGAAATCGAACGCTgcgcgaagaggaagaacatAGCCATAGGTCAAAACGCCTCCATCCAATTCAGCATCTACGAGCATGTAGTCgttccccctcttcctcctgccGCGCCCCCCCAGGTGTACGTCGGCGGGGATAACAGCCCCTCCCCTTGTTTGAGCACTACACACAGGAGGGAGTACCCCCCAGGGTGTGAGCCCCATGTGGGGGGTGGCCTCACCATGGGGGAAAAGCCACCGCACCGGTTCGGCCCCAtcggggggaagcgcccTGACGACACGCCAAGCTGGGCTACCGCCGACGGGGGTACACCCACGTGGACAGACCTGAACGGCACCTGCAAGGGGGTCCCCCCCCACGTAGGTGGTTACCCCAATGTGGGTGGTTATCTCAAAGTGGGCGGTCACCCCAATGTGGGCGGTCACCCCAATGTGGGCGGCCCCCCCAATGTAGGTGACCCCCCGAATGAGGCGTCGCCCACCAGCCCCACAGATTACCACCTCGGCAAGGTGGCCACGCGTGCTCACTACACTTTCGCGAAGCAACCGGGAGTTTTGCGGAAGTCACCCCCGCCGGCGGAGAAACCAGAATGGGCCCAGCAGTATGGGGACTCCGCGTCTACCCACATGGGTCTCACCCCCTGGAGAGGAGCAGACCAGCAGAGCAGTCCTCATAACTCACCACCGAGTTGCAGCGCAGCGAGGGAGAAGTCTAAGTGGAATTTTGTGAGCAGCCCCGCAAAAGGCGCATACAGGATGATCggaatgaagaggaagaagcagaagttAAGTTCCgttgggggagaagcagaagcagaagcagaagtAGATAGAGCAATCGGAAGGGGTGACACCCCCTTCGTGGACAGCCCAAGCAGTGGCTTCCACATAACCGCTAGACAGTCgtcccaaacgggggaacaaGGAGATACGCGTAAGGCGGGGCAGAAGAACCCCCACATGCTGACCACTGCAGCGGTTGCCAAGGGGCGAGGGCTCCTGAGCATCTTCTCCGAGAGGCAGTTCCCCAATGGAGGAGGACCACCACAGAGTGGAAGATTTGCCAAACAGCTTGCCTATCCGATAGGGCATTTCAAAGAAGGGTCCTTCATCCACGTCGAGGAGGAACAATCTGATTGGGGGAATATATGCAGGAAGAACACCCCTCTAGAGTGGAGCagaaatttaaaaggaaaaggtgtTACCAGATGGGAGAGAGGCAAAGACCAACTGATGATACCACCAAGTGGGTACCAAAATGGGTCACTTCACATTCAACAGAGGGACACAGACAAGAGAGAATGCATCGACGAAGTGGCAGAGATGGCAGTCCCTCACTTTGAAACACCATGGGAGGTGAAGCTCAGCGAAAAGTGGAGAGACGTCCACATGGGAGCtttcaaaaaagaggaagaagaagaagaaaactaCTCAGCCGAAATGGAAGGAGTTGTCTCCCCCATGAGTGGAAGCCCCCTTCACGACGTCACAATCGTAACAGGAGGGGATACCCCCCAAAGGACAGATCGGATAGACACAACTGATTCGAATGGAGGAACAAAGAGTGGCGTCAGTTATAAGCCTAACGGGGGAAATGGCAAATATTACTCTCATCTGAATGAAGAGATGCTTGCGGAGAGGAATGCACCACCTTATGGGGTAGCTCACTTGGGGGAGGCcttccaaaggggagaggaagaagccccTCCAAGTGGACTACACAACGGTGGAGATCTCTACAGGGGAGTAAAGCGGTGGTGTAGTTTAGGCGGAAGAGAGGTCATCTGGAAGGACGTTTCTCCAAAGGGGGTCTTCACTCCTTGCGAGGGAAATTTTTTCAGCGGCGAAAGCACACCAAGCGTAAGTGAAAGCAGCTACACAGATCGGCATCTACATATGGGTGGGTCGAacgaaaaggtaaaaggGACTCCATCGGATGGGGAACTCCACAACGGGGAGTTACTCCCCCACAGAGATGAATCTTGCGCCTATACGAAAGAGGAAGCGGCGTCTCCAAACTCGCGAAGCTTTCCAAGCTCACCAAGATCCTCAAACGCCCGAAGCTTTCCGAACACCCCCTCACACGTGGATAACCGCTCCGATGTAGCTACTAGCCATGCTGAATCGCTCAAAGGGTGTTCCCCCCCGAACAAGCGTGAAGAACAGAATCAAACGGATTCTAACTCGTTCGGTAGATGCAGCGAGGCGGAATCCAGGCATATGTGCAGCATCGTGAGTAGGAGCGCGTCCTCTTCCATGGGCCAGGGGAAGGGAACTACCTCGGACCACTTAATCACAACGATGTCGTCGTGCCTGTCCGAGGATGACTTGGAAGTGGCCATGGTGAACGTGGAAAGGGAGTGCCCCACGCCGGGCGGCTCCAAGGAAAGGACGTGCaccctgcaggggggagtGGCGGTTTGCGGTGAGGTGAGCAGTGAGGTGTGCAGTGAGGTGAGCAGTGAGGTGATGGAGGATGGACTTCTGTCGGGGGGACTTCTGTCAGGTGGACTTCTCTCCGGTGGACTTCTCTCCGGTGGACTTCTCTCCGGTGGACTTCTCTCCGGTGGGCTTCTCTCCGGTGGGCTTCTCTCGGGTGAACCgcacgacgaggaggaagatttCAAAGACGCGCTGGAGTACGAGCTGGAACACGAGCTGGAGAGGGAGATCagggaggaggagcggcagctCGAGAGAGAGCTGGAAGTGGAGCTGCAGAGGGGGGCAGaggtgaaaaggggggaagaggtgGAAACAAGCGTTATATCTGGCGCGTTATCTGCCGTTGTATCTTGCGTCGGATCGGAGGGGGCATCCTCCTGCGCATCTGGCGGGGGAGAGCTGAACCGTGAAGGGGCCCCTGCATCTGGAAAGGAGAAGGTTAGAAACGTGTCGGGTGGCACGTTGGAGGAGCGGTATGAATCCCTATCGGGTGTGGAAAGCCAACCAGAGTGGTCCCCCGAGTGGTCGACTGAGTGCCCCCCTGAATGGCAACAGACCAACGGTGTGAAGAGGCACCCGAACAGCACATGGAGCCATTCGACTAGCacagaaaaggggaaccaAGAAATTAAGGAAGCCTATAAAAACTCACTCAGTGGAAAGAAAACGCAACAGGTTGGAGAGCTTATGGTGGCAGAAGACACGATGAACAAACGTGTAGGAGCATCTGGGATCACCACGAAGAGAAGAAGCAGTCCGTGCAAGTCCCAGCTGAGGAGAAAGAAGCCcacaaacaaaatgaaaaaagtgtATTTTGGCGCCAAccaagaaaagaagaaaagcaaaattgtgAGGCTTCAGAAATGTGTGCTCGGTGAGGGGTTGAGGAGCGGTTGGGGTGGACCCGCCAAGGGGATCCCCACAAAGGGGATCCCCACAAAGGGGATCCCCACAAAGGGGATCGCCGCAAAGGGAATCACCACAAAGGGGATCACCACAAAGGGGATCACCACAAAGGGGATCACCACTAACTGGATCGCTTGCAGCGCCACGCCCCACCGAAAAGTCAGAGGCGAACCGAACGACGTGGGCTCCATTGTAAACTGCGCGGGTAGGAAGGGGCCGCCCAAAACGAAGGCGAAGGTGCCCTGCGACAGGAAGAAGTGCCTATCGAAGCGGCACACCATATCGGAGCTGCGCCTGGGGGGGGGCGTAAATGGCGGCGGCATAGGCGGTATCGGCGGTAACATCGGTCGCAGTGACCATGCGAAGGCTCTGCCCAACCTGAGGGCCGCCAAATCAAGCGGCAAAATGTACATTGGGAAacctgtgggggggaagaacacTCTGCTGCATCTGGCTGACACTAGGACCACCGGCGACGCGCTCCGTGACGTGGGGAAGAGACACACCATTTCTAACGCGACAATCGGAGGGAAGAGTCGCGAAGGTGCACAGACACCCTCGGTGAAGCCGAGGTGCGGTGAGGTCTACCACCCCAAGGGGGGCGTAAGGGGTATGCAGGTGCAGCCCGCCTGGAGAGACACAGTCGGAAGGGTTAGCCTGAAAGGTGGCCCAAAGGCGTCCGGTGCCATCCGCCGTAGCGTCCGTGGTAGCATCTGTGGCGGTGAAGGCGGAGTGCTCGCCAGCCAGGTAGCCACGTGGAACGCCAAAGGTGGAGCAACGAAAGCTCGAAGGAACCACAACCAGGTGCAAAGCTCCTGTGCAGGGGAGAGGAACCAAAAGGAGCTAACCAAGAACCGTgtggaaaaagaatttaaggggaaggaagaaggcaCTCTGGTAGAATCACACCGAGGAGGTGAATCCCCCACGGAGGAGCCAACCACCGTAGAGGGAGACAACCCCCTCCAAGGGCTCAACACCACAGGGCTTTgtgcaaatgggggagaagcacatgTGGACCACGGATTAGCTGGCCAAGATGAAGTGTACATGTGTTTAGCGGCTGAGAGGGAGGAAGGAGACCTCCTGAATGGAGATGTTACCCcagtgggggggagagaTAAATTGGAAGAACACAGTGCAGGTGAAAGGGTGCAGGGGTGTTGCCAAGAAGTGTCTCTAAACTGGTTGGCGGTAAATGAGGCCCCTTCACAATgtggaagcggcgaaggtgaagaagcgccCGATCGGGtaaagggaagaagcactCTGACGGTGGAGatccccttggggggggacTACGCGGAGGGGAAGTCGGCTTTGCGGGGAGGCCCTCATGGGGTGGTACTCCCCAGACGGCTAAAGATCAACGTGAAGAAGCGTCCAGGAGGGGCACCAACGGGTGGAAGGGGAGCAGCCGTAACGAAAGCAGGTGTAACGAAGGCAGGTGTAACCAAAGCAGCTGTAACGGTGGCAGGAGGAGGGAGCAGAATCTCGAGTGACGAGCTGGTGCTGAATAAATTTTTGGCCGAGAtgggggggaacccccctgCAAGGGTGCCCAGACGGGACGGCTTGAAGAAGGGCAGCTCCAAAGGTATCCAACCGGACAGAGCGAACGCGCACGGGGGAAGGGGAACCGCTGCGATGAAGCAGAAGAGTTCCCTGTGCAGGAGTGTAGTGGGCAGTCAAAGGGAAAGCAATGAGAAGGAGGGGCCAAAGGGGGGGCCAACGGGGAGACCACATGAGAGACCAACGGGGAAACCAACGGAGAGACCACATGCGAGACCAACGGGGACGAAGCAGACGAGGAAGAATGAACGTAGGAGAATGAAGGACGGGGTGGCCCAACGAGGGGGTGCTCCCTTTGTGGGAGAAAGGGAGAAGTGCCAAAACGGGGTGACGCCTAGCAGAGCCGAGCTGCGCGAAGGGAAGAACGCGAGGGCTGCCCAGCAGGGAAGCGGTGTCTACGCAGGCACAGAAAAGAAAGGGAGCTACCTGGAAAAGCGGAAAAGCTacgtcttcttttttaagagGGGCCTCAAAGGAAAGCTGGAGAGAATGAACCGGGAGGCGGAGGCGGAGGCAGAACcgcacgggggggaggtgcaGGGCCTTTCGCAGGAGGGGGCGCAAGTgggtgcaaaaaatggctgtggaaaaaatggcggtggaaaaaatagcggtggaaaaaatagcGGTGGAAAAAGGGACGATTTAAAACCCGCTAATGGAAAGCCCCCCTGTGgaacccccccctgtggaagCCCCACCGATGCTATCAAAGCGAAGAAGACCCGCGAAGGAGAGAACCCAACAGAGGAGCAACCAACAAAATTGCATAACGGTGCCCACCCGGGGGGAGCGAAGGACGTGCCTCCATCGGAACCAAAGAACCTGCATGGAGAGATGGCGGCGTGTAGATGCACCCCCAACAGtaatgcaaaagggaaagaattTTATCTTCACAGTGGGAACAACGGTCCTACGAATGGCAGTTGCCACCAATCGGTTAGCGGCAATGGGGTGAcaccccccagggggaaCATTACCACCCCCTCTGATGAGAGGAAGGAGGTACACTTTAGCCACTTCCCCTGGAAGAATGGACGGAGCAGTAACTCCTTGGGGAGACACAGCATGGCAGTAAGTTGGAAGGACGCTTCTAATTTATACCGCAGTAGGAACGATGGCGAAAAGGGGCATGTTGTTGGAGCCTCCTCTCCATCGAATGCACCTCGAGGGGGGGTGCAAACTCCAGGAGGGTTGttcacgggggggaggaagtacCTTCCCATTGGAGGAAACACAACGCAGGGTTATGCTGCAAGGGGTTCACCTCAAATGGGTTCTGCAAGAACTGCCGAGGAAGGGGAGCTAGAATCCCTTTGGAGGAGAACCCCAGCGGGAGACACACATTACGCAGATGAGATGGACATTCAAGGGGACGATGTGAAGGTTCACCAGAGAGGTACCCCCCCAGAGGGGTTAATGGAAAGGGAAATGGTTTCGACCAACCGGGTTGCTGCTATATCTTCGCATTGGGACCACCGGGGTGACGAGGGGTCTCCCCCTGGTGAGTGGCGGCCGAATGGGCAGCTCTCACAGGGGACGATGCCGCGAAGACGGATAGTGGGTGCCCCCATGGGGGCATCCCCAGTGAGGGCAGGTAGGAGCGATGCGAATGTGGCAGGTAAAGGCCCCCCCGCTGTAAACAGTCGAACCCATGGAAAGGCAAATCAGTCATCAGAAGAACAGTACAGCCCAAACGAACCCACCAGTTTTACACACCACCAAATGGGCATTAACCGATGCAGCAACGGTAGGACAGTGGACGCACGTGGGAATACAAAGCAGCGTCGTTTGCCGAATGCAAAGGAGAGGATGCAACGCCTTCTTCAGTTCAACGAGGATGTGCACAGGAGGGGCGAGAAGAACGCTCCCCAGGTTACCCCCGAGGTGGGAAGCCCTTCCGAGTGGTGGTCCCACGTAGAACAGGGCACCGACACGTATCTGCTGAAGGAccaacggaaaaaaaaacaaaatgggaacccatgttttaatataaaagggGATGACATGAAGAACGTTTCCCCTTCGGCTAACCACTTGGCTCACGTGCATGCATCTAAGGGTGAACCGTATATGCACATTATGCAGATTACGCAGATGTCCGCGGTAAGCCCAAAAAACGCCGCTCCAGGGGGGATCAGCCCCACTGGGAAAGCGGCACCGATGGTACCCCGCAATGTAGGCCAGAAGGACGAGGCACACATGGCAAGACCGCTCAGTAACCACAACAGATTCGCAGTCGCCAGGGGGACGAACCCAAATGGTCCCACTCTTAGAGCGTATCAACTGCCTAATACACATCAGTATGGGGCTCAAAAGGTATTCATCAGATGTAACGAACGGAAGGTGGGCTACCCAATGGGTGATGCATCTGGAAGGAGGAGCCAACTagaggagaggaaaaacgaaCAGAAGCGAGCAAACCGCAATGATGCGTATGCGCAAGCGTTGGGAGGtaccccccaaggggggcCAAGTAAAACCTACATGTCTTTGCACGGGGCAGTTGCCCACGAAGATCCGAGGCAGACAAAAAGCAACTTCACAACAGGAAGGAGCAAAAAGAATTCCAATTTGAGCATCTTGTGGTGGAAGGCTTAG